In a genomic window of Allomeiothermus silvanus DSM 9946:
- a CDS encoding helix-turn-helix domain-containing protein: MLDNKKLAYSRKEVAELLGLHVNTIDKYVRLGVLPARKLGSRWLIPASALREWLEGHENYPAGQGGGE; the protein is encoded by the coding sequence GTGTTGGACAACAAAAAACTTGCCTACTCCCGCAAAGAGGTGGCAGAGCTACTCGGACTCCATGTAAACACGATTGATAAGTACGTACGTCTCGGCGTTTTGCCCGCTCGCAAGCTCGGTTCCCGTTGGTTGATTCCCGCGAGCGCTCTACGCGAATGGCTCGAGGGGCACGAGAATTACCCCGCCGGGCAGGGCGGGGGCGAGTAG
- a CDS encoding 3'-5' exonuclease: MLKRLLRRTPALPWEEVVYWALDLETSGLKPQDQILSVGMVPIRKGVIRYGEHFYSLVRPHRFDTLSLEGLRAHQIRPFELREAPPLCQVLREVHQRLKEGVLLVHHALVDVAFLRRAYARCDLVWPEPQVVDTVKLLHKLGQRRALLEPHPETPPENLAKARAFLDLPPYTAHHALTDALATAEIFLVLRAKLGIRTLRELV; this comes from the coding sequence ATGCTTAAGCGCCTGCTACGACGCACCCCCGCATTGCCTTGGGAGGAAGTGGTGTACTGGGCGCTTGACCTTGAGACCAGCGGGCTCAAACCCCAAGATCAAATCCTCTCGGTGGGCATGGTTCCCATTCGGAAAGGGGTGATCCGCTACGGGGAGCACTTTTACAGCTTGGTGCGCCCCCACCGTTTCGACACGCTCTCGCTCGAGGGGCTGCGGGCTCACCAGATCCGCCCTTTCGAGCTGCGTGAGGCCCCCCCGCTTTGCCAGGTCTTGCGCGAAGTTCATCAGCGGCTCAAAGAGGGGGTCTTGCTGGTCCATCACGCTTTGGTGGACGTAGCGTTTTTGAGGCGCGCGTATGCCCGTTGCGACCTGGTTTGGCCCGAGCCACAGGTAGTAGATACCGTCAAACTGCTGCACAAGCTCGGCCAACGGCGAGCGCTGCTCGAGCCCCACCCCGAAACACCTCCTGAGAATTTGGCCAAGGCGCGGGCCTTTCTTGATCTACCACCTTACACCGCTCACCACGCTCTAACCGATGCGCTCGCTACCGCGGAGATATTTTTGGTTCTGCGCGCCAAGCTAGGAATCCGGACGTTGCGCGAACTGGTTTAG
- a CDS encoding putative nucleotidyltransferase substrate binding domain-containing protein — MNAQKFSDPLDFVQLCPPFDQLPLQALQILEKSLEVAYLPAGMRVLEEGGKSSNHLYLIRKGSVRLERGGKVVMQLEEGDLFGYPSLLSQDAPAFDVIAEEDLLAYRWPAETFRTLMEYPGFAQFFTQGLAERLHKAVQPESTYLQVDFSLPIRQVVSRPAVFVPRGYTVQQAAQLMRQHRISSVLVMGDPVGILTDRDLRNRVLAEGLPPNTPVEQVMSTPLKTLAASSSLFEALSFMIAQDIHHLPLTEEGRIIGVVTDTVFLRQQARSPLYLARRLERSEDPEQLQGYGLELAGVIENLLNGGLGAAEIGRAVSTLNDLLLYRLLRLAEQKLGPPPTPYAWIVFGSEGRMEQTLLTDQDNALIYAQPSPQAAHYFPQLAEFVVNGMLSAGFPPCPGGYMAINWHKPLADWLQLFREWIERPTPEALLESAIFFDFRPLHSSLDLSALREAVGQARSNQRFLAQLARSALEFRPPLTLFRQIRQDEAGLDLKKSGITPIVSLARLYALAAGSEAVSTPERLKAAAQAGTLSEETALTLAEAFAFLLRLRLREQLQAFRKGQPVGNRVRLETLSPLERRHLREAFLAIREAQEATRLSFRTDQLG, encoded by the coding sequence ATGAACGCGCAAAAATTCTCCGATCCGCTGGATTTCGTCCAGTTGTGCCCACCCTTCGACCAGCTCCCGCTACAAGCCCTACAGATACTGGAAAAAAGCCTCGAGGTGGCCTATCTGCCTGCCGGGATGCGGGTGCTCGAGGAGGGGGGTAAGAGCAGTAACCATCTATACCTGATCCGCAAAGGCTCGGTTCGACTCGAGCGAGGGGGGAAGGTGGTGATGCAACTCGAGGAGGGTGACCTATTCGGTTACCCCTCGCTGCTCTCCCAGGACGCCCCGGCCTTCGATGTTATCGCCGAGGAAGACCTCTTGGCCTACCGCTGGCCCGCCGAGACCTTTCGCACCCTGATGGAGTATCCCGGCTTCGCCCAGTTCTTTACCCAGGGGCTCGCCGAGCGGCTGCATAAGGCGGTGCAACCCGAATCCACCTACCTGCAGGTAGATTTCAGCTTGCCCATCAGGCAAGTGGTGAGCCGGCCTGCGGTCTTTGTTCCCCGCGGATACACGGTGCAACAAGCAGCCCAGCTCATGCGACAGCACCGTATCAGCTCGGTGCTGGTGATGGGCGACCCGGTGGGCATCCTGACCGACCGCGACCTTAGAAACCGGGTGCTAGCCGAGGGCTTACCCCCCAACACCCCGGTAGAGCAGGTGATGAGCACCCCGCTGAAAACCTTAGCGGCCTCGAGTTCGCTCTTCGAGGCGCTATCCTTCATGATTGCCCAGGATATTCACCACCTGCCTCTCACCGAGGAAGGGCGGATCATAGGAGTCGTCACCGATACAGTTTTTCTGCGCCAGCAAGCGCGAAGCCCACTGTACCTAGCCCGGCGTCTCGAGCGTAGCGAAGATCCAGAACAGCTACAGGGATACGGGCTCGAGCTAGCCGGAGTGATAGAAAACCTGCTCAACGGTGGGCTGGGTGCAGCGGAGATCGGGCGCGCGGTGAGCACCCTCAACGACCTACTGCTATACCGTCTATTGCGCCTGGCCGAACAAAAGCTGGGGCCACCTCCTACCCCCTATGCCTGGATTGTCTTCGGCTCCGAAGGACGGATGGAGCAGACCCTCCTCACCGACCAGGATAACGCGCTGATCTACGCCCAGCCCTCTCCACAAGCCGCCCATTACTTCCCCCAGCTCGCGGAGTTCGTGGTAAACGGGATGCTGAGCGCTGGGTTCCCTCCCTGTCCGGGCGGTTACATGGCGATAAACTGGCACAAACCCCTGGCCGATTGGCTCCAGCTCTTCCGGGAGTGGATCGAGCGGCCTACCCCAGAGGCCCTGCTCGAAAGCGCCATCTTCTTTGACTTCCGCCCGCTACACAGCTCGCTTGATCTCAGCGCGCTGCGCGAAGCAGTGGGACAGGCCCGCTCGAACCAGCGCTTTCTAGCCCAGCTGGCCCGCTCCGCGCTCGAGTTCCGGCCTCCGCTCACCCTCTTCCGGCAAATCCGCCAGGATGAGGCCGGGCTCGACCTCAAGAAAAGCGGCATCACTCCCATCGTCAGCCTAGCTCGCCTCTACGCCCTAGCCGCCGGTTCCGAAGCGGTGAGCACGCCCGAGCGTCTGAAAGCTGCCGCCCAAGCCGGGACACTGAGCGAAGAGACCGCGCTGACTCTGGCAGAAGCCTTTGCCTTCTTGCTGCGTCTGCGGCTACGCGAACAGCTGCAGGCCTTCCGCAAAGGTCAGCCGGTGGGAAACCGAGTACGGCTAGAAACCTTGAGCCCGCTGGAGCGCCGCCATCTACGCGAAGCCTTTCTGGCCATCCGCGAAGCCCAAGAGGCCACCCGCCTAAGCTTCCGCACTGACCAGCTCGGGTGA
- a CDS encoding cation acetate symporter produces the protein MVRGQGVHCSRGNTKLSRPSPPHPSANCVSPKGDKVLAPGGLVANPIDTLSLGLALMLGTAGLPHILMRFYTVPDAKAARTSVTWATLFIGFFYLMTFVLGFGAMTLVGPDAIRAIDKGGNMAAPLLAEALGGTPFLGFIAAVAFATILAVVAGLTLSGAAALSHDIWVNVVRRGHVSEGEQLRVARTATLVLGIVAILLGIAFKGQNVAFTVGLAFAIAASGNLPALVYSIFWRGFTTAGAVAAILVGTLSAVLLIYLSPTVQVDILKHAAPIFPLKNPGIISIPLGFLAGWLVSILSREREAEERFLEVERRVHLGAGD, from the coding sequence CTGGTACGAGGCCAAGGCGTCCATTGTTCGCGAGGCAATACGAAGTTATCTCGCCCATCCCCTCCACATCCTTCAGCCAACTGCGTAAGTCCTAAGGGGGATAAAGTCCTGGCCCCCGGGGGGCTGGTAGCCAACCCCATCGACACCCTCTCGCTAGGACTGGCCCTCATGCTAGGCACGGCTGGGCTGCCCCACATCTTGATGCGTTTTTACACCGTTCCCGACGCCAAGGCCGCTCGGACCTCGGTTACCTGGGCCACCCTCTTCATTGGGTTCTTCTACCTGATGACCTTCGTGTTGGGCTTTGGCGCGATGACCCTGGTGGGGCCAGACGCCATCCGGGCCATCGACAAGGGGGGGAACATGGCAGCTCCCCTGCTCGCCGAGGCGTTAGGGGGTACTCCCTTCCTGGGATTCATCGCCGCGGTGGCCTTTGCTACTATCCTGGCGGTGGTGGCGGGCCTTACCCTCTCCGGGGCGGCGGCGCTCTCCCATGACATTTGGGTAAACGTGGTACGCCGAGGGCATGTTTCCGAGGGGGAGCAGCTCCGTGTGGCCCGGACCGCCACCCTGGTTCTGGGGATAGTAGCCATCCTCCTGGGGATCGCTTTCAAGGGGCAGAACGTGGCTTTTACCGTGGGTCTGGCCTTCGCCATCGCCGCCAGCGGAAACCTTCCCGCTTTGGTGTATTCCATATTCTGGCGGGGTTTCACTACAGCGGGAGCGGTGGCCGCCATTCTGGTAGGTACTCTCTCCGCGGTGCTGCTCATCTACCTTTCCCCCACGGTTCAGGTAGATATCCTCAAGCACGCAGCGCCTATTTTCCCCTTGAAGAACCCCGGCATTATCTCCATCCCCCTGGGCTTCCTGGCCGGATGGCTGGTCTCGATACTCTCCCGCGAACGCGAAGCCGAGGAGCGCTTCCTCGAGGTCGAACGTCGGGTACACTTGGGCGCAGGCGACTGA
- a CDS encoding IS701-like element ISMesi2 family transposase has product MLSQASPKGVMPMNPPKCDDLDYIHFLIAAQRVFTCTEAARCSPKEKSPPAHDAFTRLLQRQPPDTAALWQEAKAFVKLREGLLILDDTTLDKPYARDMDLVSYHWSGKHQRVVRGIALMTLLWTEGQALIPCDFRVYDKPQDGKRKNDHFQTMLQKAKERGFQPEYVLMDSWYASLENLKAIVSFGWRFLTRLKGNRLVNPEGKGNVPIREVEIPGEGRVVHLRGFGFVRVFRTLSKDGEAEYWATNHLGMSEEKRAELERQGWGIEVYHRGLKQCCGVERAQVRKAVSILRHLLLALRAFLRLEVYRLRRGVSWYEAKASIVREAIRSYLAHPLHILQPTA; this is encoded by the coding sequence GTGCTTAGCCAAGCTTCTCCAAAGGGGGTGATGCCCATGAACCCACCGAAGTGCGATGACCTGGACTACATCCACTTTCTCATCGCCGCTCAGCGGGTCTTCACCTGTACCGAGGCCGCTCGCTGTAGTCCAAAGGAGAAGAGCCCTCCCGCCCATGATGCCTTTACCCGCCTGCTGCAAAGACAGCCGCCCGACACGGCGGCGCTGTGGCAGGAGGCCAAGGCCTTCGTGAAGCTCAGGGAGGGGCTGCTGATCCTGGACGACACCACCCTGGATAAGCCCTACGCTCGGGACATGGATCTGGTGAGTTACCACTGGAGCGGCAAACACCAAAGGGTGGTTAGGGGCATCGCCCTCATGACCCTGCTGTGGACGGAGGGGCAGGCCCTGATCCCCTGCGACTTTCGGGTCTACGACAAGCCCCAGGATGGGAAGAGAAAAAACGACCACTTTCAGACCATGCTCCAGAAAGCGAAGGAGCGGGGGTTTCAGCCGGAATATGTCCTGATGGACAGCTGGTATGCCAGCTTGGAGAACCTCAAGGCCATAGTCAGCTTTGGCTGGCGGTTTCTGACGCGGCTGAAGGGCAACCGCCTGGTCAACCCGGAGGGGAAGGGAAATGTACCCATCCGTGAGGTGGAAATCCCTGGGGAGGGGAGGGTGGTTCATCTTCGGGGTTTTGGGTTCGTGAGGGTGTTCCGAACGCTCTCCAAGGACGGGGAGGCGGAGTACTGGGCCACGAACCATCTGGGGATGAGCGAAGAGAAGCGGGCGGAGTTAGAGCGGCAAGGATGGGGGATCGAAGTGTACCATCGGGGGCTCAAGCAGTGCTGTGGGGTGGAGCGGGCCCAGGTGAGGAAGGCGGTCTCCATCCTGCGGCACCTCCTCCTGGCTTTGCGGGCCTTCCTCCGGCTGGAGGTCTACCGGCTGCGCAGGGGGGTGAGCTGGTACGAGGCCAAGGCGTCCATTGTTCGCGAGGCAATACGAAGTTATCTCGCCCATCCCCTCCACATCCTTCAGCCAACTGCGTAA
- a CDS encoding AMP-binding protein, which yields MGRSKRLSTVEAALRVLAYLAAHPEGLEAREVARMLGKSLSTAYALLASLVAEGFAEREGSSYRVSKAALAPAHSTPKAEHFERLQDALEELYLRTRERVYLALLTPEGGLELATRGRQGLPKPEGLERQVQGSLYAFALGKAVLAYLPEDELTQQAGELRPRTPYTLTDPLALREELARVRQMGFAVELEEYALGLSGLAAPIFGSEGQVIGSLGVVVPSRRFPYAFTRLLRAVQEVSQASAHQVGPTQPRREPPSLESAPLPSPSKTPDHTPESPQVWADPTLRHAANLQDYRGTYQRSLEDPEGFWAEWAERFCWFERWRKVQELNLPLHRWFVGGKTNLTYNALDRHASSPRRNQLALVALSGEGKTHKLTYRELLDRTARLASALKRLGVVAGDRVAVYMPTGLEASLAMLACARIGAVHVLIPAGLGAAALRERLEDTGAKLLIAADRSYQAGQAVSLSGVVEEAVQGLEVEVLWHRRGNTPRHPEFWEVLEAESTLAPAEPLDSEHPLFILYTSGSTGKPKGVVHVHGGYMVGTTYHLRTFFDAKDTDVFWSTSDIGWIVGHSYIVYAPLLEGLTSVLREGAPDYPNPGIFWQLVERYRVNVMFTAPTAVRMFMKFGPEWPSKADLSSLRLLAVAGEPLNPEAWLWAWEHLADSGRRAFVADNWWQTELGGPTLGTPLTHPAKPGAAGVALPGVEAAIVSPEGQEVPAGQGGLLVLKRPFPHMMRTVWGNPERYAQYWREIPGEVYAAGDVASCDEDGYFSVLGRADDVLNVAGHRIGTADVESALVSHPAVAEAAVIGVADSLKGERIKAFVVLRAGQLQSEALVDA from the coding sequence ATGGGACGGAGCAAGCGGCTTAGCACAGTGGAAGCAGCCCTGCGGGTACTGGCCTATCTGGCCGCCCATCCGGAGGGACTCGAGGCGAGGGAGGTAGCCCGGATGCTGGGCAAGAGTCTCTCAACGGCCTACGCCCTGCTGGCCAGCCTGGTCGCGGAGGGCTTCGCCGAGCGGGAGGGGTCTAGCTACCGGGTCTCCAAGGCCGCCTTGGCCCCCGCCCACTCCACCCCCAAAGCCGAGCACTTCGAGCGCTTGCAGGATGCGCTCGAGGAGCTTTACCTGCGCACCCGGGAGCGGGTCTACCTGGCTTTGCTCACCCCGGAGGGAGGACTTGAACTGGCCACCCGCGGCCGCCAGGGGCTGCCCAAGCCCGAGGGGCTGGAGAGGCAAGTCCAGGGGAGCTTGTACGCCTTCGCGCTGGGAAAAGCAGTCTTGGCCTATCTGCCGGAGGACGAACTCACCCAGCAGGCGGGGGAGTTGCGCCCACGTACCCCCTACACCCTTACCGATCCTCTAGCCTTGCGCGAGGAGCTGGCGCGGGTGCGACAGATGGGCTTCGCGGTGGAACTCGAGGAATACGCCTTGGGCCTCTCTGGGCTGGCTGCGCCCATCTTTGGCTCAGAAGGGCAGGTGATCGGCTCGCTAGGGGTGGTGGTGCCTTCACGTCGGTTCCCCTACGCCTTTACCCGACTGCTCCGGGCGGTACAGGAGGTGAGCCAGGCCAGCGCGCACCAGGTCGGGCCGACCCAGCCCAGACGTGAACCCCCATCGCTCGAGAGCGCTCCGCTGCCCTCACCCTCGAAAACCCCCGACCACACGCCCGAATCGCCCCAGGTGTGGGCCGATCCCACACTCCGTCATGCGGCAAACCTGCAAGATTACCGCGGCACCTACCAGCGCAGTCTAGAGGACCCCGAGGGGTTCTGGGCGGAGTGGGCTGAGCGCTTCTGTTGGTTTGAGCGGTGGAGGAAAGTCCAGGAGCTGAACCTGCCCCTTCATCGCTGGTTCGTCGGCGGGAAAACCAACCTGACCTATAACGCCCTCGACCGCCACGCCTCGAGCCCGCGGCGTAACCAACTGGCGCTGGTGGCGCTTTCGGGAGAGGGCAAAACCCACAAGCTCACCTACCGCGAGCTGCTGGACCGAACCGCTCGGTTAGCCTCGGCCTTAAAGCGGCTAGGGGTGGTGGCGGGAGATCGAGTAGCCGTGTATATGCCCACCGGGCTCGAGGCCTCTTTGGCCATGCTGGCGTGTGCCCGCATCGGGGCCGTGCATGTGCTGATCCCGGCAGGATTGGGGGCAGCTGCTTTGCGCGAGCGCTTAGAGGATACCGGGGCTAAGCTCTTGATCGCGGCAGACCGGTCTTACCAAGCCGGACAGGCCGTGTCGCTGAGCGGGGTGGTCGAGGAAGCGGTGCAGGGGCTCGAGGTCGAGGTGTTATGGCACCGCCGGGGCAACACGCCCCGGCACCCCGAGTTCTGGGAGGTGCTCGAGGCCGAGAGCACCTTGGCCCCCGCCGAGCCGCTGGACAGCGAACACCCCCTGTTTATCCTCTACACCTCGGGCTCCACCGGCAAGCCCAAGGGGGTCGTCCACGTCCACGGCGGGTACATGGTGGGCACCACCTACCACCTGCGCACCTTCTTTGACGCCAAGGATACTGACGTGTTCTGGAGTACCTCGGACATCGGCTGGATCGTGGGGCACTCCTATATTGTCTACGCTCCGCTGCTCGAAGGTCTCACCAGCGTGCTGCGCGAGGGGGCTCCCGACTACCCCAATCCAGGTATTTTTTGGCAGTTGGTCGAGCGCTACCGGGTCAACGTGATGTTCACCGCGCCCACTGCGGTGCGGATGTTTATGAAGTTTGGCCCGGAATGGCCGAGCAAGGCCGACCTCTCGAGCCTACGCCTGCTGGCCGTGGCGGGAGAACCCCTCAATCCCGAGGCCTGGCTGTGGGCCTGGGAACACCTAGCCGACTCGGGACGGCGGGCTTTCGTGGCGGATAACTGGTGGCAGACCGAACTCGGCGGTCCCACCTTGGGAACCCCCCTCACTCACCCGGCCAAGCCGGGAGCGGCGGGCGTGGCGTTGCCGGGGGTAGAAGCAGCCATCGTCAGCCCTGAGGGCCAGGAGGTCCCGGCGGGGCAGGGCGGGCTACTCGTGCTCAAACGGCCCTTCCCCCACATGATGCGCACCGTATGGGGTAACCCTGAACGCTACGCCCAGTACTGGCGCGAGATCCCCGGCGAAGTCTACGCTGCGGGGGATGTAGCGAGTTGCGACGAAGACGGCTACTTCAGCGTCTTAGGCCGTGCCGACGATGTACTCAACGTGGCCGGGCACCGCATCGGAACCGCGGACGTGGAGAGCGCCTTGGTCTCCCACCCTGCAGTCGCCGAGGCCGCGGTGATCGGGGTGGCGGATTCCTTGAAAGGCGAGCGCATCAAAGCCTTTGTAGTGCTCAGGGCTGGGCAGCTCCAAAGCGAAGCCCTGGTAGACGCTTAG